The sequence below is a genomic window from Bdellovibrionota bacterium.
CTCCGCGTTTTCACCACCCGCCCCGACACGCTCTTCGGCGTGACGTTCGTTTCACTGGCCCCGGAGCACCCTCTCTTGGACCGTTTGCTCCCAAAAGTGTCGCCGGAAAAGCGAAATGAATTGATGACGTTCATCGAAAAGGTCGCGAAAACCGATCCGGCCAGACGAATCGCAGAAAACTTTGAAAAGGAAGGGGCGGCCACCGGCGCTTACTGCCTCCATCCTTTCACCGGGGCCCGGATCCCGATCTTCGTCGCGAACTTCGTCGTCATGGAATACGGCACGGGAGCGGTCATGGCCGTCCCCTGTCACGACGAACGCGACTTCGCGTTCGCAAAAAAATATGCCCTGCCGATACGCCTGGTCATCCAGCCGCCCAATCTTGAGATCGTCGAGGAAGAAGAACTCGACGAGGCGTACACCGGTCCCGGAACCTTGGTTCGTTCGACCCGTTTCGACGGGCTCGATAACGAGGTTGCGAAGATTCAGATCGTCAAAGCGCTCGTAGAAAAAAAGATGGGAGAAAAGGCCATCACGTACCGCCTTCGCGACTGGGGGATTTCCCGCCAACGTTACTGGGGCGCACCGATTCCGATGATTCATTGTGAAAATTGCGACATCGTGCCGGTTCCCAGGAAGGACTTGCCGGTCAAGCTCCCCTCCGACGTCCCCCTGACCGGAACGGGCGGATCGCCCTTGGAGCATGCGCCGTCGTTCTTAAAGGTGAAATGCCCCCAGTGCGGAAAGCCGGGCCGGCGGGACACCGATACGATGGACACGTTTATGGAATCGTCCTGGTATTTCCTCCGTTATTGCTCGCCGAAATACAAGAAGGGGATGGCCGACCCGAAAGCGGTTCAGTACTGGATGCCGGTGGATCAATATATCGGTGGAATCGAACACGCCATTCTTCACCTTCTCTATTCCCGGTTCATCGCCCGCGTTCTTCGCGATTTCAAAAAGGGGGACGTATCCGAACCGTTCAGCCGCCTGCTCACCCAGGGAATGGTGATCAAGGACGGGGACAAAATGTCGAAATCCAAAGGAAACGTTGTAGACCCCGATTATCTCATCGATAAGTACGGCGCCGACACGGTCCGGCTCTTTTCGTTGTTCGCCGCGCCCGCGGAGAAAGATCTCGACTGGAGCGACCAGGGGGTGGAAGGCGCGTTCCGTTTTCTGGATCGATTGTGGCGGTTTGTCCTGAACATCAACGACGCATGTCAGAAAAGTAAGCCGGTGGACGATGCGACGATCCGCGCCGATGAAACGACGGTGCATATTCATCGTCTCACCCACAAAACGATCCAACATGTTACGGACAGCCTGAACCGCTTTGCGTTCAATACCGGCATCAGCGCGGTGATGGAATTTATTAACAAGGTGGCGAATGAAATTCCCGATCTGTGGGAATTTTCGACCCATCCCGATAAAGCGAATTCGCTCGATCCCGCCCGCCGTTTCGTGCTTCAAAAGGCCGCCGAGGCCGCCATGTCGCTGACCTCGCCGTTTGCCCCGCATATCGCTGAAGAATTGTGGAAGCGATGCGGGCGAGGCAAATTTCTTTCGAAAGAGGCGTGGCCGACATTCGATCCGCAGTGGGTGGCCGACGAACGGGTGACGATCGTGGTACAGGTGAACGGCAAAGTACGTGGAAAAATCGAAGTCAGCCGGGGAGAAAAAGAAAACGCCGTCGTGGCACTGGCCCAGGGGGATCCGAACGTTCAACGGTTCATGCAAGGAATGACGGTTCGCAAGACGGTCGTGGTGCCCGACAAACTCGTCAATTTGGTGGTGGGATGAAATTAAAGCCCGTTCTTTTCCTTGCCGGCGCGGACCCGCTTCAACGTCGGCTTATTCTCGAAGAGGTTCGGAGCGACGTCTTCCCGAACGGCTCCGGAGGCCTCAACGACGACACGCTCGACGTCAAAGAGCGCGAACTGGCGGACGTGTTGGACCTCGCCAATACGCTTCCGATGCTCGGCAGTCGGCGTCTGATCCTTCTTCATAATGCGGAAAGCCCAAACGACGACGATCAGGAATTATGGGCCTCGTACCTTTCCAATCCGGCACCGCACACGACCGTGGTCGTCTTGGCGGACAAGATCGATAAACGAACGAGATTTTTCAAGCTCCTCGAGAAGCATCAGGCCGTCGTCCTGATTGAACCTCCCAAGCCCAGAGAACTCCCGAATTGGATCGACAAGCTGGCCAAACGACACGGCGTGATGATTTCCGCGGAAGCGCGATCCACGCTCGCCGAGTCGGTCGGCGTCGATCTGGCCGCCATCGACAACAATCTTGAAAAGCTGGCGCTCTATATTCATCCAAAGGAGAAGATCGAAGAATCGGACGTCGATGAACTCGTCCTGCAATCCACGGGAGACAACATTTTCGCCTGGACCGATCAGGTGCTGGAAGGACGCAAGGCCGAGGCCTTAAATACGCTCCACCATTTAATGGACGATGGAACGCCGCCTCTGGTGCTTGTCTCGATGCTGGCTCGCCATGTCCGTCTCTTGATACGAACCCATCAACATCTCTCGGAAAAGATCGGCCGGGCCCAGCTGGCTCCGGCCTTAGGCCTGCCGCCCTTCGTCGTGGACCGCTATCTCGACCAGGCCCGCCGGCTCTCCCCCGATCGGCTTCGCAGGTCATTATCCGAACTGCAGACGCTCGACCACGACCTCAAATCCACCGGCCATCCGTCCCACTTCCTCTTGGAGCAGACGATACGGGCGTTTGCGCCCGATTAAATAACGCATCTGAATTGACGTTTTCGTCAATTCACGTTCATAATATAAACATGTTTCCTGACCGTACGCTGCGCGAAGTCTTTCACTTTCATTTCCTGGAGCGTCTTCTTAAGACGACGAAACCAATCGCTTTCACGCTCAAGGGAGGAGTAAATCTCCGCTTTTTCTTCAAGAGCCCCCGATACTCGGAAGATATGGATCTCGATGTAAGCGGCGTGCCGGTTCATGTTCTTCGGGAGAAGGGGTATCGATTGCTTGCGGAAAAATCCTTCCTTCGGGTGCTCGAGAGCCATGGGATCCGCGAGCTTCGGCTCAACGATCCCTCCAAGGCGAAGCACACCGAAACTACTCAGCGCTTTCGCCTCCGGCTGGTCACAGGTTCCGGAGAGGAGTTTCCAACAAAAGTCGAGTTTTCCAGGCGGGAGCGCGGTACGGACATCGAGATTCGGACCGATCCGGTCGATCCCGAAATTGCCCGTCGATATGGAACCGTCTCGTTTCTCTGTCCGCATTACTCGGGAACCACTGCCGCTCAACAGAAAATTCAAGCGCTGGCGGGACGGGCCCTCCCCCAGGCCCGCGATCTCTTCGATCTCTATCTGCTCCATCTGGGCGGACATTTTCCCATGGCGTCCGCCAGCCGTTCCCTGACCGGCGCACAATGGAAGCAGGCGGCCGAGCATGCCGCCGACCTCGGTTTCGAACAGTTCCGAGATCAGGTTCTCGACTTTCTCGAGGAAACCGAACGCCGGGAGTACGAAACCCCACACCGATGGAAAAGAATCCAGGAAGAAGTTCTTCATCTCCTTCTCCGCCATGACTGATCTTCTCCTTCGAAACGATATTCTTGCGTTCTCCAGCCGCGACTTTGCCCGAATGTCCAGCTTGTCCGTGTCGGCGGCGAGCCACCGCCTCCTACGGCTTGCGCGCAAGGGGCAGATTCGGGCGCTTACGCGCGGACTGTGGGTAAAACATCTCCATCCCCATTTTACGCCGATGTCGTGTGTCCCCTTCCTGCTGCGGTCCGATCCGGGGTACGTGTCCTTTCTTTCCGCGCTCCACCGTCACGGGCTGGTCTCTCAGATCCCGGCGCGGATCCAAATCGCCACGACGGGCCATCACCGAACGCTTCGTACAGAGGTCGGAGTATTTGAGTATTTTCAGGTCCACCCGAGAATGTCGCGGGGTGGCGTGGAATGGTCCTCCGGCATGTCGCCCTATCGGCTGGCCACTCCCGAAAAAGCGCTTCTCGACACCCTCTATCTTTCGACGCGAAAGAATCGACGATTTTCTTCGCTCCCGGAGCTTGACCTTTCGCCTTCGAACTTTCGTCATTCCGTTTTCCAACGAATCTTGCGGGAACAGGTCCCTTTCCCAAAGATCCAAACGGCGATCCGTACCCGCCTCCTGGGGCTTGGAATTCGTCTGAGATGAATTTGAAGCTTGTTTTAGAGCGTCGAGACAAGACGCGACAACCGAGCTACCTTGCGGGCGGCGTTGTTCGGGTGGATGATTCCTTTGGACCGCGCCTTGAATATCTCTTTCGTGGCCGCTTTCAGGGTTTCCGCCGCGCCCTTTTTGTCCTTTTTTTCAACGGCCGTCAGCACCGTCCTGGAAGCCGCGCGAACGCGGCTCTTCCACCACCGGTTGTGCTCCTGGCGATCCAGACTTTCCCGGTGCCTTTTCTCCGCTGAAGGATGCCGTGCCATCGAAGGGCGTGTATAAAATCAACCCCGGACGCGGTTGTCAAGGAGAAAGCCTTTGACAATACGGCCTAAGGTTCAGTATTTAGATGCGTTTTCCGAGAATCATGAAAGGACCAGAAATGCAGCTGCAAGCCGTTGAACCCACCAAGAAATCAGCCCGCCCCGCGGATGAAGAAAGCTTCGAGAAGCTTTTTTTGGAGAGCATCCAATCCTCCAAAGAGATCAAAGAAGGGGAGATCGTCCCCGGAAAGATTATGAAAATCGGCCCCGAATTTGTAACCGTCGACATCGGCTACAAATCCGAAGGCCAAATTCCGATCCAGGAATTCATGGACCCCAAGGGGACGATCTTGGCGCAAGTCGGCGACCAGATCGACGTTTTTCTGGTGAGCACCGAGGATGAAGAAGGGCTTGTCATCCTGTCCAAAGAAAAAGCCGACAAGCTGAAGATTTGGGACGAGATCGCCGAAGCGTGCGAGAAGGGCGAGGTCGTCGAGGGACGGATCGTTCAGCGGGTCAAAGGGGGCGTATCGGTCGATATCGGTGTCCAAGCCTTCCTTCCCGGTTCTCAGATCGACCTGGCTCCCGCCCGGGACCTGGACAATCTGATTGGAAAAACCTTCCAGTTTAAAATCATCAAGTTCAACAAAATGCGCGGAAATATCGTGCTTTCCCGCCGGGTCCTTCTCGAACAGGAGCGGCAGGTCAAGCGCGAACAGACGCTCGGACAGCTCGTCGAAGGTTCGACGATGCAAGGGACCGTCAAGAACATCACCGACTATGGGGCGTTTATCGATCTCGGCGGCATCGACGGCCTTCTCCACATCACCGATATTTCCTGGAAGCGCGTCAACCATCCATCCGAAGTCCTCAAGGTCGGCGACAGCGTGAATGTGAAGGTCCTCAAGTTCGAGACCGAAAAGGAGCGCGTGTCGCTCGGCATGAAGCAATTGACGGAAGATCCGTGGGCCGAAGCCGATATGAAATACCCCAAGAACTCGCGCGTGAAAGGGAAGGTCGTCAGCTTGACGGATTACGGTGCGTTTATCGAGGTCGAAGAGGGGATCGAAGGCCTCATTCATGTTTCCGAAATGTCTTGGACGAAACGGGTGAAACACCCCTCGGCCATTCTCAAAGTGAGTGAAATGGTCGAAACGGTGGTGCTCGACATCGACAAAGACAACCGCCGGATGTCGTTGGGCCTCAAACAAACGCAGCCAAATCCTTGGGACGAGCTGGTAAAGAAATATCCTCCCGGAACGAAAGTCACGACCGAGATACGAAACATCACCGATTTCGGTCTTTTTGTCGCCATTGAGGAAGGAATCGACGGCTTGATTCACATTTCGGATCTCTCCTGGTCCAGCAAGATTAAGAATCCGCACGATGTGTATAAGAAGGGCGACAAGGTGGAGGCGGTGGTCCTCAACGTCGATCCGAGCGCGGAGCGCTTCTCTCTCGGAATCAAACAGATTTCGGAAGATCCCTGGGCGGTCGCCGTAGATAGATATCCCTTGGGCACACCGGTGGAAGGCGAGATCGTCAAGCTCGCGGAGTTCGGCCTCTTTGTGAAAGTGGAAGAAGACCTCGAGGGTTTGGTTCACATTTCCGAAGTGGCGGATGAAAAGGTCGCCAATCTCGCGGAACGTTTCAAGGTCGGCGACAAGATCACGGCGATGGTCCTTTCCATCGACCCCGAAGAGCGAAAGATGAGCCTGTCGATCAAGTCGGCGCAACATCAAACCGACCGGCAGGTGTTGGCCGCCGCACAGGCCAAACAGACGCGAAAGAAGCCGACGTTGGGCGACGTTATGGAAGAGGGCCTGAAGAAGAAGCCGCGCCAGAAGAAAAAGAAAGAAGCGGCGCCGGAAGACGAATCGAGCGCATGAACGAGCGGCGCCCAAGCCGACTGTTTCGGTTTCTTCTCCTTTGTTTGCTGCTCGGAATCTTCGTTGAGTTATTTGTTCTGATCGAATTCCTCGCCGGAAAACACCACGGTCACGGCAATGTGGCCGTCGTCGAAATTCGCGAGGTCATCGACGACTCGTTTCAAACCGTCCAGGATCTTAAAGACTATACGAAAGACGATGAGATCAAGGCGATTGTCCTGCGCGTAGATTCCCCAGGCGGGGCCGTGGGAGCTTCCCAGGAAATTCATGACGCGGTAGTCGAAGCCACGAAAAAGAAGAAGGTTGTCGTATCCATGGGTGACGTAGCTGCATCAGGCGGTTATTACGTTTCCGCGCCGGCGCATAAGATCGTGGCAAATCCTGGAACGCTGACCGGTTCGATCGGTGTCATCGCTCATTTTTTTGTCGTGGAGGATCTGCTCAAGAAGGCTTTTCTCCGTTGGGAAGTGATCAAATCGGGGAGCGTGAAAGATCTCGGCTCGCCTTTGAGAAGCATGACGGAGAAAGAAAGGAAGCTCCTTCAGGAAATGACGGACGACATTCATTCTCAATTCATTCAGGCGGTGGCCGAGGGCCGCAAAATGCCGGTCGAGAAAGTCAGGGAATTGGCGGACGGCCGCGTTATGTCGGGACGTCAAGCCAAAGAGGCGGGACTTGTCGATGAATTCGGCGGCCTTGAAAAGGCGATTGAGATCGCCGCAAAGCTGGCGCAGATCAAAGACGAACCGGAGGTCATCTATCCCGAACGGGAGCGTTTTGGATGGATCCGGCGATTGGCGGAAGGAAAACTCGAAACAAAATCCTTTCGCGTCGATTATCGGCTCTTTCCGTGAAATTTCTTTGGGCACCTTGGAGGATTCGATTCATCTTGGAAAACCTGAGCGCTTCCAATTGCATCTTTTGCACCCTCCCCGCGAATCAGGACGATCGCTCTTCTCTCATTTTGGGTCGCACGAAGCATAGCTTCGCCATCCTCAACAAGTTTCCGTACAACAGCGGTCACTTGATGATTGTTCCGCTCCGTCACACGGCGGACCTTTCCGATCTTTCGGAAGTGATTCTCCTCGACCTTCACCGCTGCATCCGGGATTCGCTCGAAATTCTGAAGGAAACGATGAAGCCGCAGGGTTTCAACGTGGGAATGAATCTAGGGGAGGCCGGGGGTGCCGGGATTCGACAACACCTGCATTACCACGTACTCCCGCGTTGGAACGGGGACACGAATTTTCTGCCTGCAATCGGAGAAACGAAGGTTCTTCCAGAGTCGCTGGAAGAGACCTACGCCCGTCTGGCTCCCGCCTTTCACAAGAAGTGGGGTAGCCCCTCCACTTAGGGTTCGCCTAGGGTTCGTTGACCCACGAAAGTACGACGAGACACCTGCGCCCCAGATTCAAGCACTTCGCATGCGTAAAACGCATTTAATTTAAGGTGTTAAGTTCAATTGGTTTTGACATGCGGCGTGCGTAGTATCGCGGCGATATGAAATTTCGAACAGCATC
It includes:
- the leuS gene encoding leucine--tRNA ligase — encoded protein: LRVFTTRPDTLFGVTFVSLAPEHPLLDRLLPKVSPEKRNELMTFIEKVAKTDPARRIAENFEKEGAATGAYCLHPFTGARIPIFVANFVVMEYGTGAVMAVPCHDERDFAFAKKYALPIRLVIQPPNLEIVEEEELDEAYTGPGTLVRSTRFDGLDNEVAKIQIVKALVEKKMGEKAITYRLRDWGISRQRYWGAPIPMIHCENCDIVPVPRKDLPVKLPSDVPLTGTGGSPLEHAPSFLKVKCPQCGKPGRRDTDTMDTFMESSWYFLRYCSPKYKKGMADPKAVQYWMPVDQYIGGIEHAILHLLYSRFIARVLRDFKKGDVSEPFSRLLTQGMVIKDGDKMSKSKGNVVDPDYLIDKYGADTVRLFSLFAAPAEKDLDWSDQGVEGAFRFLDRLWRFVLNINDACQKSKPVDDATIRADETTVHIHRLTHKTIQHVTDSLNRFAFNTGISAVMEFINKVANEIPDLWEFSTHPDKANSLDPARRFVLQKAAEAAMSLTSPFAPHIAEELWKRCGRGKFLSKEAWPTFDPQWVADERVTIVVQVNGKVRGKIEVSRGEKENAVVALAQGDPNVQRFMQGMTVRKTVVVPDKLVNLVVG
- the holA gene encoding DNA polymerase III subunit delta, translated to MKLKPVLFLAGADPLQRRLILEEVRSDVFPNGSGGLNDDTLDVKERELADVLDLANTLPMLGSRRLILLHNAESPNDDDQELWASYLSNPAPHTTVVVLADKIDKRTRFFKLLEKHQAVVLIEPPKPRELPNWIDKLAKRHGVMISAEARSTLAESVGVDLAAIDNNLEKLALYIHPKEKIEESDVDELVLQSTGDNIFAWTDQVLEGRKAEALNTLHHLMDDGTPPLVLVSMLARHVRLLIRTHQHLSEKIGRAQLAPALGLPPFVVDRYLDQARRLSPDRLRRSLSELQTLDHDLKSTGHPSHFLLEQTIRAFAPD
- a CDS encoding nucleotidyl transferase AbiEii/AbiGii toxin family protein gives rise to the protein MFPDRTLREVFHFHFLERLLKTTKPIAFTLKGGVNLRFFFKSPRYSEDMDLDVSGVPVHVLREKGYRLLAEKSFLRVLESHGIRELRLNDPSKAKHTETTQRFRLRLVTGSGEEFPTKVEFSRRERGTDIEIRTDPVDPEIARRYGTVSFLCPHYSGTTAAQQKIQALAGRALPQARDLFDLYLLHLGGHFPMASASRSLTGAQWKQAAEHAADLGFEQFRDQVLDFLEETERREYETPHRWKRIQEEVLHLLLRHD
- the rpsT gene encoding 30S ribosomal protein S20; the protein is MARHPSAEKRHRESLDRQEHNRWWKSRVRAASRTVLTAVEKKDKKGAAETLKAATKEIFKARSKGIIHPNNAARKVARLSRLVSTL
- a CDS encoding 30S ribosomal protein S1, whose amino-acid sequence is MQLQAVEPTKKSARPADEESFEKLFLESIQSSKEIKEGEIVPGKIMKIGPEFVTVDIGYKSEGQIPIQEFMDPKGTILAQVGDQIDVFLVSTEDEEGLVILSKEKADKLKIWDEIAEACEKGEVVEGRIVQRVKGGVSVDIGVQAFLPGSQIDLAPARDLDNLIGKTFQFKIIKFNKMRGNIVLSRRVLLEQERQVKREQTLGQLVEGSTMQGTVKNITDYGAFIDLGGIDGLLHITDISWKRVNHPSEVLKVGDSVNVKVLKFETEKERVSLGMKQLTEDPWAEADMKYPKNSRVKGKVVSLTDYGAFIEVEEGIEGLIHVSEMSWTKRVKHPSAILKVSEMVETVVLDIDKDNRRMSLGLKQTQPNPWDELVKKYPPGTKVTTEIRNITDFGLFVAIEEGIDGLIHISDLSWSSKIKNPHDVYKKGDKVEAVVLNVDPSAERFSLGIKQISEDPWAVAVDRYPLGTPVEGEIVKLAEFGLFVKVEEDLEGLVHISEVADEKVANLAERFKVGDKITAMVLSIDPEERKMSLSIKSAQHQTDRQVLAAAQAKQTRKKPTLGDVMEEGLKKKPRQKKKKEAAPEDESSA
- the sppA gene encoding signal peptide peptidase SppA, whose product is MNERRPSRLFRFLLLCLLLGIFVELFVLIEFLAGKHHGHGNVAVVEIREVIDDSFQTVQDLKDYTKDDEIKAIVLRVDSPGGAVGASQEIHDAVVEATKKKKVVVSMGDVAASGGYYVSAPAHKIVANPGTLTGSIGVIAHFFVVEDLLKKAFLRWEVIKSGSVKDLGSPLRSMTEKERKLLQEMTDDIHSQFIQAVAEGRKMPVEKVRELADGRVMSGRQAKEAGLVDEFGGLEKAIEIAAKLAQIKDEPEVIYPERERFGWIRRLAEGKLETKSFRVDYRLFP
- a CDS encoding HIT domain-containing protein, whose amino-acid sequence is MKFLWAPWRIRFILENLSASNCIFCTLPANQDDRSSLILGRTKHSFAILNKFPYNSGHLMIVPLRHTADLSDLSEVILLDLHRCIRDSLEILKETMKPQGFNVGMNLGEAGGAGIRQHLHYHVLPRWNGDTNFLPAIGETKVLPESLEETYARLAPAFHKKWGSPST